The following proteins are co-located in the Chryseobacterium daecheongense genome:
- a CDS encoding trypsin-like peptidase domain-containing protein → MKSTLKKLLPFAVVGVISGATTVGTIQYFGHNANNGDQSYFTKSANTSFAGMNTAATGDDFVKAAKTTVPAVVTIKNYQTRTSSRASEQDLFDFFFGDPFGGRGGQQRQKQQQIPDNMPSGMGSGVIISPDGYIISNNHVVAGANKLEVVLSNKKSYIATLVGTDPNTDISLLKIEEKGLPYLNFANSDNIEVGQWVLAVGNPLGLNSTVTAGIISAKGRGIGILGSQGKASNPIESFIQTDAAINPGNSGGALVNANGDLIGINSAIQSTTGYYQGYGFAIPSNLARKIVEDIKKFGIVQRGFLGVASLDLSDDQQVAMYNKQKKANVKVGSGVYVTEVTDNSGAENAGIKNGDIITKIDGTLITDFADLSMAVGSKRPGDKVQVTYLRNGKENVTTVTLKDQKGGTSTRTKADLSVTEKIGSEFEPLSDSFKTSYGLNSGVIAKNVSEGSEMAKIGVVDNYIIIEINGKPVNSQKDVEKILDKYQGNVQVKFVDEYGRIYTKGFKMP, encoded by the coding sequence ATGAAGAGTACTTTAAAAAAACTATTACCATTTGCTGTAGTAGGAGTTATCTCAGGAGCTACTACCGTTGGCACGATACAATATTTCGGTCACAATGCCAACAACGGAGACCAATCTTATTTTACTAAATCTGCCAATACTTCTTTCGCTGGAATGAATACGGCAGCTACAGGAGATGATTTTGTAAAAGCTGCAAAAACAACAGTTCCTGCTGTAGTTACCATTAAAAATTACCAGACCAGGACTTCAAGCAGAGCGTCGGAGCAGGATTTATTTGATTTCTTCTTCGGAGATCCTTTTGGAGGAAGAGGCGGACAACAAAGACAGAAACAACAACAGATTCCGGACAACATGCCTTCAGGGATGGGTTCAGGAGTTATCATTTCTCCGGACGGGTATATCATTTCAAACAACCATGTTGTAGCAGGTGCCAATAAACTGGAAGTTGTTTTAAGCAATAAAAAGTCATATATCGCTACATTAGTAGGAACCGATCCTAATACGGATATTTCCTTATTAAAGATAGAAGAAAAGGGACTACCCTATTTGAATTTTGCTAATTCAGACAACATTGAAGTAGGGCAATGGGTTCTTGCTGTAGGTAATCCGCTTGGGTTGAACTCTACGGTAACTGCCGGTATTATTTCTGCAAAAGGAAGAGGAATCGGCATTCTTGGATCACAAGGAAAAGCAAGTAATCCGATTGAAAGTTTTATCCAGACAGATGCTGCTATTAACCCTGGAAATTCAGGAGGAGCCCTTGTAAATGCCAATGGCGACCTGATCGGGATCAATTCGGCCATTCAATCTACCACAGGTTATTATCAGGGATATGGATTTGCAATCCCTTCTAACCTGGCAAGAAAAATTGTTGAGGACATTAAAAAGTTTGGAATTGTACAGAGAGGATTCTTAGGAGTTGCTTCTTTAGACCTTTCAGATGATCAGCAGGTTGCTATGTACAACAAGCAGAAAAAAGCCAACGTTAAAGTAGGTTCCGGAGTTTATGTTACAGAAGTTACGGACAACAGTGGTGCTGAAAATGCAGGAATCAAAAACGGAGATATCATCACTAAAATAGACGGAACATTAATTACAGACTTTGCAGATCTTTCTATGGCGGTAGGAAGCAAACGTCCTGGTGATAAAGTTCAGGTTACTTATCTGAGAAACGGTAAAGAAAATGTGACTACGGTTACTTTAAAAGACCAGAAAGGAGGAACTTCTACGAGAACTAAGGCTGACCTTAGCGTTACAGAAAAAATAGGATCTGAATTTGAGCCATTAAGTGACTCCTTTAAAACCAGCTACGGACTAAACAGTGGTGTTATCGCTAAAAACGTATCAGAAGGAAGCGAAATGGCTAAAATAGGAGTTGTAGATAACTATATCATTATAGAGATCAACGGTAAGCCTGTAAACTCACAAAAAGATGTTGAAAAGATCCTTGACAAGTATCAGGGAAATGTTCAGGTGAAGTTTGTGGATGAATATGGAAGAATCTATACAAAAGGTTTCAAAATGCCTTAA
- a CDS encoding FadR/GntR family transcriptional regulator — protein MTQIQKKTLAQEVAERLTEGILNETYSIGDQLPTEPELMKVYGVGRSSIREAIKILSIKGVLSVQQGVGTFVVSKNVQESLEIQMSNAEIEEVEEVRSLLESKVAAKAALNHTEAQLKTIKEYLDLRNKFAEENMALECYQADINFHLSIAEACGNKLLKEIYKIASRQVLRVFESSHKNNTEAFRISQKLHAELYEYIRNRDADNAALIAEKIIHKLL, from the coding sequence ATGACACAGATCCAAAAAAAGACATTAGCTCAGGAAGTTGCAGAAAGACTCACCGAAGGAATACTCAATGAGACTTATTCAATCGGTGATCAGCTACCTACGGAGCCGGAACTGATGAAAGTATATGGTGTGGGACGCTCGAGTATTCGCGAGGCTATTAAAATACTATCCATTAAAGGTGTATTAAGTGTACAGCAAGGTGTCGGTACATTTGTGGTTTCAAAAAATGTCCAGGAATCTCTGGAAATCCAGATGAGCAATGCAGAAATTGAAGAAGTAGAAGAAGTACGATCTCTGCTGGAGTCAAAAGTTGCCGCAAAAGCAGCTCTCAATCATACAGAAGCTCAACTGAAAACCATAAAAGAATATCTGGATCTGAGAAATAAGTTTGCGGAAGAAAATATGGCACTCGAATGTTACCAGGCTGATATCAATTTCCATTTATCCATAGCGGAAGCGTGTGGAAATAAACTCCTGAAAGAAATTTATAAAATAGCGAGCAGACAAGTCCTCAGAGTCTTTGAAAGCAGCCATAAAAACAATACTGAAGCATTCAGGATTTCACAGAAATTGCATGCGGAACTCTATGAATATATTAGGAACAGAGATGCGGATAATGCGGCTCTTATTGCTGAAAAAATAATTCACAAACTATTATAA
- a CDS encoding N-acetylmuramoyl-L-alanine amidase has translation MYKQKFKIILSFILILLSQFIFSQKKFTIVLDAGHGGSDSGAKRTYSDIGLLAEKDVTLSVVLKLGRMLEKNKDFKVIYTRKFDEYPSLSDRTNLANRSKADLFISVHCNSAQRSSAYGTETYVQGPDQNDTNLEVAKRENDVIFLDEKDRQTFGSYDASSPESLIALKLQQSKYLESSLLFGGLVEDNFVNKDKRFSRGVFQKNLHVLRMNAMPSVLIETGFINHAEESHYLASDRGQEEIAESIYQAIIDYKKAIDRKSGGPSMIATKKPEPEKPVEVALKNDFRILLMSSPTKYNDGDPALKGLNYILPIKENGLYKYYYGVTNMASVKDINLRTAKDAGFKNAFAVGFMPNQKLSTGYYTIEVYVGDKLNGNSFILQTLKDVERNKESGVFYYTYGKVYTLEDAVKIQKELETKGIKNTIIQKVYR, from the coding sequence ATGTACAAACAAAAATTTAAAATAATTTTATCATTTATCCTCATTCTTTTGAGCCAATTTATTTTTTCACAAAAAAAATTTACGATCGTTTTAGATGCAGGACATGGAGGCAGTGATTCAGGGGCGAAGAGGACTTATAGTGATATTGGACTTCTTGCTGAAAAAGATGTAACCCTTTCAGTTGTCCTAAAATTAGGAAGGATGCTTGAAAAAAATAAAGACTTTAAAGTAATCTATACCCGCAAATTTGACGAATATCCTTCTCTTTCCGACAGAACCAATCTCGCGAACAGAAGCAAAGCTGACCTTTTTATCTCGGTACACTGTAACTCGGCACAAAGATCTTCAGCTTACGGAACGGAAACTTATGTACAGGGGCCCGACCAAAATGACACCAACCTGGAAGTTGCCAAAAGGGAAAATGATGTGATCTTTCTTGATGAAAAAGACAGACAGACCTTTGGTTCCTATGATGCCAGCTCTCCGGAATCTCTGATCGCCTTAAAGCTTCAGCAAAGCAAATACCTCGAATCGAGCTTATTATTCGGTGGATTGGTAGAAGATAACTTTGTAAATAAAGACAAAAGATTTTCAAGAGGTGTTTTCCAAAAGAACCTGCACGTTCTTCGTATGAATGCAATGCCTTCCGTACTTATTGAGACCGGATTTATCAATCATGCAGAAGAAAGTCACTATTTAGCCTCGGACAGAGGACAGGAAGAGATTGCAGAAAGTATCTATCAGGCGATTATCGATTATAAAAAAGCAATTGACAGAAAGTCAGGAGGTCCTTCTATGATCGCAACCAAAAAGCCTGAACCAGAAAAACCTGTAGAAGTTGCATTAAAAAATGATTTCAGAATTCTGCTAATGAGCTCCCCTACTAAATACAATGATGGAGATCCAGCTCTTAAAGGATTGAATTACATTCTTCCTATCAAAGAAAACGGACTGTACAAATATTATTATGGAGTAACGAATATGGCTTCCGTAAAAGATATTAACCTTAGAACAGCCAAAGATGCCGGATTCAAAAATGCATTTGCCGTAGGATTTATGCCTAACCAAAAACTAAGTACCGGATACTATACGATAGAGGTATATGTAGGAGATAAATTAAATGGTAACTCATTTATTCTCCAGACCCTGAAAGACGTGGAAAGGAATAAAGAAAGTGGAGTTTTCTACTACACTTATGGAAAAGTATACACATTGGAAGATGCTGTGAAAATCCAGAAAGAGCTTGAGACAAAGGGCATTAAGAATACTATCATACAAAAAGTTTACAGATAG
- a CDS encoding T9SS type A sorting domain-containing protein, giving the protein MKTNLFAGQSMTKKVVLASLLLFLMNTMSFAQLNKVYASSQTNRAYGICVACFVQNPENAVGSNENDYSTLLVPIGLLGRTEQTLIFPTSNILADTNKLVIGVGTDQSILTAQLIGGISIETFLGDVSNNDYMNMFDDVLKLGGTDASRGAIELTMNKPFDRVKISLNSGLLNLNGGFRIYYAYQYKDPHISLMAYSKNGQVTLDGNVPFEGSDVALINTSGKEVYRSKLKSKTFESTLPEGVYIMTLTTKEGKIYSRKIMIK; this is encoded by the coding sequence ATGAAAACAAATCTATTCGCAGGCCAAAGCATGACGAAAAAAGTAGTCTTGGCTTCCTTACTATTGTTCCTAATGAACACAATGTCTTTTGCACAACTTAACAAAGTGTACGCAAGCAGTCAAACAAACCGGGCATATGGTATCTGTGTTGCCTGTTTTGTACAAAATCCAGAAAACGCAGTAGGCAGTAACGAAAACGACTACTCTACCCTACTTGTTCCTATTGGATTATTAGGAAGAACAGAACAGACTCTGATTTTCCCTACGTCCAATATCCTTGCTGATACGAATAAACTTGTCATTGGTGTTGGTACAGATCAATCTATTCTTACTGCACAACTCATAGGAGGAATATCTATAGAGACATTTCTTGGTGATGTTTCCAATAATGATTATATGAATATGTTCGATGATGTTCTTAAGCTTGGTGGGACGGATGCAAGTAGAGGAGCTATTGAACTTACCATGAACAAACCTTTTGACCGTGTGAAAATAAGCCTTAACTCAGGATTGCTTAACCTTAATGGAGGTTTCCGTATTTATTACGCTTATCAGTACAAAGATCCACACATCAGCTTAATGGCATACAGCAAGAATGGTCAGGTTACCCTTGATGGAAATGTACCTTTCGAAGGATCTGACGTTGCTTTAATCAATACATCAGGAAAAGAAGTGTACCGTTCAAAACTAAAATCAAAAACGTTTGAATCTACACTACCGGAAGGAGTTTATATTATGACCCTTACAACAAAAGAAGGAAAAATATACTCTCGTAAAATCATGATTAAATAA
- a CDS encoding 5-formyltetrahydrofolate cyclo-ligase — MQKRKTLSSDEVFLLSEAIFKNFVNFFKPFPGQKVHIFLPIAKFNEINTQIFVEYFLNSGIRVFVPKVVDQKLISIEIFRDSLFETSSWGISEPVSNQDSGIKEFDLVITPVLYCDGLGNRVGYGKGFYDSFFQELYGKPKKIGVNYFNPDEIIDDIWENDIPLDYLVTPTEVLSFFTGEE, encoded by the coding sequence ATGCAAAAAAGAAAAACCTTGTCATCTGATGAGGTTTTCTTGTTATCTGAAGCGATTTTCAAAAATTTTGTTAATTTTTTTAAGCCATTCCCAGGTCAGAAGGTGCATATTTTTCTTCCTATTGCAAAGTTTAATGAGATCAATACTCAGATTTTTGTTGAGTATTTCTTAAACAGTGGCATTCGTGTTTTCGTCCCGAAAGTTGTTGATCAGAAGCTTATTTCAATTGAAATATTTAGAGACTCCCTGTTTGAAACCAGTTCCTGGGGGATTTCAGAGCCTGTTTCCAATCAGGATTCCGGCATAAAGGAATTTGACCTTGTGATAACCCCTGTTCTCTACTGCGATGGTTTAGGAAATAGGGTAGGATATGGAAAAGGTTTTTATGACAGCTTTTTTCAGGAACTTTACGGAAAACCAAAAAAAATCGGGGTGAATTACTTCAATCCCGATGAGATTATAGATGATATCTGGGAAAATGATATCCCTTTAGATTATTTGGTTACTCCTACTGAGGTACTGTCTTTCTTTACAGGAGAGGAATAG
- a CDS encoding rhodanese-related sulfurtransferase, producing MQLYNTLSAEERAQLIDEAGKERLTLSFYAYAKIEDPKKFRDELFIAWNALDALGRIYVAHEGINAQMSVPADQFEAFRDTLEVYEFMKGIRLNVAVEQDNHSFLKLTIKVRHKIVADGLNDDTFDVTNKGVHLKAQEFNNMLEDPNTIVVDFRNHYESEVGHFEGAITPDVENFRESLPIINEQLQDFKEDKNLLMYCTGGIRCEKASAYFKHQGFKNVFQLEGGIIEYTRQIKEEGIQSKFIGKNFVFDHRLGERITDDIISQCHQCGKPCDNHTNCSNDACHLLFIQCDECKAAMENCCSTECLDIIHLPMEEQVKLRKGLQVGNKVFRKGKSDALKFKNSGDLPAKPLAKAETKDIRKKIAVKKVLIGKAEHYYSKSKIGQFLIENKELTVGDKVLISGPTTGEKELTITEIYVNGSSSETAKKGDQITFEIPFRIRLSDKLYKVGQPSEGV from the coding sequence ATGCAACTGTACAACACCTTAAGCGCAGAAGAAAGAGCTCAACTTATTGATGAAGCCGGTAAGGAACGTCTTACATTGTCTTTCTATGCGTATGCCAAAATTGAAGATCCCAAAAAATTTCGCGACGAATTATTTATAGCCTGGAATGCACTTGATGCTTTAGGGCGTATCTATGTTGCTCACGAAGGAATCAATGCTCAGATGAGCGTTCCTGCAGATCAGTTTGAGGCTTTCCGCGATACACTGGAGGTGTATGAATTTATGAAAGGAATTCGTTTGAACGTAGCTGTTGAGCAAGACAATCATTCTTTTTTAAAATTAACAATAAAGGTCAGACATAAAATCGTTGCCGATGGATTAAATGATGATACTTTTGACGTAACCAATAAAGGGGTTCACTTAAAAGCTCAGGAATTTAATAATATGCTTGAGGATCCTAACACCATTGTGGTTGATTTTAGGAACCATTATGAAAGTGAAGTCGGTCATTTTGAAGGGGCTATTACACCTGATGTGGAAAACTTCAGAGAAAGCTTACCGATTATCAACGAGCAATTACAGGATTTTAAAGAAGACAAAAACCTGTTGATGTATTGTACCGGCGGGATCCGTTGTGAAAAAGCCAGTGCTTATTTTAAACATCAGGGCTTTAAAAACGTGTTCCAGCTAGAAGGTGGAATTATTGAATATACCCGCCAGATAAAAGAGGAAGGAATACAAAGTAAATTCATCGGTAAGAACTTTGTATTTGACCACCGTTTAGGCGAAAGAATTACAGATGATATCATTTCACAGTGCCACCAGTGTGGAAAGCCTTGTGACAATCATACCAATTGTTCTAATGATGCGTGTCATCTACTCTTTATCCAATGTGATGAATGTAAAGCGGCAATGGAAAACTGCTGCTCTACAGAGTGTTTGGATATCATACATTTGCCAATGGAAGAACAGGTGAAATTAAGGAAAGGATTACAGGTAGGAAACAAGGTTTTCAGAAAAGGCAAATCCGATGCTTTGAAATTTAAGAATTCCGGTGATTTACCTGCTAAACCTTTAGCAAAAGCCGAAACCAAAGATATCCGCAAAAAAATAGCGGTTAAAAAAGTATTGATTGGGAAAGCAGAACATTATTATTCAAAATCAAAGATCGGACAATTCCTGATTGAAAATAAAGAACTTACCGTGGGTGACAAAGTATTGATTTCAGGGCCCACAACAGGTGAAAAGGAATTGACCATTACTGAGATTTATGTGAATGGAAGCTCAAGTGAAACGGCAAAAAAAGGAGATCAGATTACTTTTGAAATTCCTTTTAGAATTCGTTTGTCAGATAAATTATATAAGGTCGGACAACCTTCGGAAGGAGTATAA
- a CDS encoding RidA family protein, producing MKQIINTVNAPAAIGPYSQANMANGVLYISGQIPVDPATGKLVEGIEKETHQVMKNLEAILTEAGMTFKNVVKATIFLKSMDDFAVMNDIYASYLDAESYPARETVQVSCLPKNVDIEISMIAHQD from the coding sequence ATGAAACAAATAATCAACACAGTTAATGCTCCTGCAGCAATCGGACCTTACTCACAAGCAAATATGGCTAACGGAGTTTTATATATTTCAGGTCAGATTCCTGTAGATCCTGCAACAGGTAAATTGGTAGAAGGAATTGAGAAAGAAACTCATCAGGTAATGAAAAACCTTGAGGCAATTCTTACTGAAGCTGGGATGACTTTTAAAAACGTTGTAAAAGCGACAATATTTCTTAAGAGTATGGATGATTTTGCTGTGATGAATGATATTTATGCATCTTATCTGGATGCAGAAAGCTATCCGGCTCGTGAAACGGTACAGGTATCTTGCCTGCCTAAGAATGTTGATATTGAAATTTCGATGATTGCACATCAGGATTAA
- a CDS encoding putative LPS assembly protein LptD codes for MAKTVLKNILQILIILIFNNFLAQKTPEKLPKNTVINDTISKKDTIVAKKESLDDVLMTKADNIRRDFPKKMIYLNQKAQVKYQDMQIDADYISIDEQKNLIYARGKQDSLGKKIIEPVLTTQAGKKYETDQFNYNYKTRQAIAYNARTEESEGVIIANKTKKYNDSVFAMRHALYTTDEYFLKKKDTAADYHLLASNIKLVKTKEKSQIITGPIQMYIEQVPTPLIMPFAILPFSSKRSAGILIPSFGERQDVGFFLNGIGYYQPIGDHFDMKVLADIYTKGSWNVRPEMNYVKKYRYSGNFTADIGTTIRGIKGLDDYSRSSTYRIAWRHTQDTKANPFLTFSASVDIVSNKFYNNTINNNYIFNQNVLNTQQNSTVTVTKRFLKLPATVTATASYSQNFATGLADLRLPQMNVAINQFYLFKSKTGVRQGLLENITVNTGLNLTNFVTTNEGELFTKAMWDKLQTGLTNNITLGTNTTVAKYFTFSLGTTINNALTTKTLTRYYDPLSNNSNKVVDQVNKQIAGYSYFSSTASLQTTLYGMLNFKKGSAIEAIRHMMTPSIGFTYSPDFGKPGFGYYKNYYDANGALTPYSIFDGGIVGSPTSGMQGSLGFNIGNNIEMKVKSKKDSTGVKKIKIFESLNLSGSYNFAAKDHPWSIFSINGQSSFFENKLSVNTSLSLDPYKILFVPGSDTGIRTERFGGFSVQGFNIQVSYPLSSEIFGAKTDYAKKYQSKGEIRNENYYFDDDHYAHFDQAWTLNVNANYAYSKNLSRFGTKIASVGLDGSIKLTPYWNINGSTHYDMITKQLAYTRIGFSRDQRSFTINFNWVPFGQYKVYDFFIGIKANILSDALKYKDRSFTQPNAPF; via the coding sequence TTGGCCAAAACCGTCCTCAAAAATATATTACAAATTTTAATTATCCTAATTTTTAACAATTTTTTAGCACAGAAAACCCCTGAAAAATTGCCTAAAAATACGGTAATTAATGATACTATTTCCAAAAAGGATACCATTGTTGCAAAGAAGGAATCATTAGATGATGTTCTTATGACAAAAGCAGATAATATCCGGAGAGATTTCCCTAAAAAAATGATATACCTGAACCAAAAAGCTCAGGTAAAATATCAGGATATGCAGATTGATGCGGATTATATTTCTATTGATGAGCAGAAAAATCTGATCTATGCCCGTGGAAAGCAGGATTCTTTAGGAAAGAAGATTATAGAACCTGTACTTACTACCCAGGCCGGGAAAAAGTATGAGACGGATCAGTTCAATTATAATTATAAGACAAGACAGGCGATTGCCTATAATGCACGAACAGAAGAGAGTGAAGGGGTAATCATTGCCAATAAAACAAAAAAGTATAATGACTCTGTTTTTGCAATGAGACACGCATTATATACTACAGATGAGTATTTCCTGAAGAAAAAAGATACTGCTGCAGATTACCATTTGCTCGCTTCCAATATCAAACTGGTAAAAACCAAAGAAAAATCCCAGATTATTACAGGACCGATACAAATGTATATAGAGCAGGTGCCTACACCTCTAATTATGCCTTTTGCTATTTTACCGTTTTCCAGTAAAAGGTCTGCAGGTATCCTGATCCCCAGTTTCGGGGAAAGACAGGATGTAGGGTTTTTCCTGAATGGCATCGGATACTATCAGCCCATTGGAGACCATTTTGATATGAAAGTCCTTGCTGACATTTATACGAAAGGAAGCTGGAACGTGAGACCGGAAATGAACTATGTAAAGAAATACAGGTACTCGGGGAATTTCACCGCTGATATAGGAACGACCATCAGAGGAATTAAAGGATTGGACGATTATTCAAGAAGCAGTACATACAGGATTGCCTGGAGACATACGCAGGATACAAAAGCAAATCCGTTTCTTACATTTTCTGCATCGGTAGATATCGTAAGTAATAAATTCTATAATAATACCATCAACAATAACTATATATTCAATCAGAATGTATTGAATACACAGCAGAACTCGACGGTTACCGTGACTAAAAGGTTCTTAAAACTTCCTGCTACTGTTACGGCAACGGCATCGTATTCACAGAACTTTGCTACCGGATTGGCAGATCTTCGTTTGCCGCAAATGAACGTTGCAATCAATCAGTTTTATTTATTTAAATCAAAAACAGGAGTAAGACAAGGTCTTCTGGAAAATATTACGGTAAATACCGGATTAAATTTAACAAACTTTGTGACAACAAACGAAGGGGAGCTATTTACTAAGGCTATGTGGGATAAGCTTCAAACAGGTCTTACGAATAATATTACTTTAGGGACGAATACCACCGTTGCTAAATATTTTACCTTCAGTTTAGGAACTACAATTAATAATGCCCTGACAACAAAGACCCTTACCAGATATTATGATCCTTTAAGCAACAATTCCAATAAAGTGGTAGACCAGGTGAATAAGCAGATTGCAGGATATTCTTATTTTTCAAGTACAGCGAGTTTACAGACTACATTATACGGAATGCTTAATTTCAAAAAAGGATCTGCAATAGAAGCCATCAGGCATATGATGACCCCAAGTATCGGATTCACTTATTCTCCTGACTTCGGAAAACCTGGATTCGGGTACTATAAGAATTATTATGATGCCAACGGGGCTTTAACTCCTTATTCTATTTTTGACGGTGGGATTGTAGGATCGCCTACAAGTGGTATGCAAGGATCATTAGGTTTTAATATAGGGAATAACATTGAAATGAAGGTAAAGTCTAAGAAAGACTCTACAGGAGTGAAGAAAATAAAAATCTTCGAATCATTAAATCTTTCCGGAAGTTATAATTTTGCTGCTAAAGACCATCCATGGTCAATTTTCTCAATTAACGGACAATCTTCATTTTTTGAGAATAAATTAAGTGTTAATACCAGCCTGTCATTAGATCCATATAAAATTCTTTTTGTTCCGGGATCAGATACTGGTATCAGGACTGAACGTTTTGGGGGATTTAGTGTACAGGGGTTCAATATTCAGGTGTCATATCCTTTAAGCAGTGAGATCTTTGGAGCTAAAACAGATTATGCTAAAAAATACCAGTCTAAAGGAGAAATAAGAAATGAAAATTATTATTTCGATGATGATCATTATGCTCATTTTGATCAGGCATGGACTTTGAATGTTAATGCAAACTACGCTTATTCCAAAAACTTATCCAGATTTGGGACGAAAATTGCTTCAGTAGGATTGGATGGAAGTATTAAGCTTACTCCTTATTGGAACATTAACGGGAGTACACACTATGATATGATCACCAAACAGCTGGCATATACAAGGATAGGGTTCTCCAGGGATCAGCGAAGTTTTACGATTAATTTTAACTGGGTTCCTTTCGGACAATATAAGGTATATGACTTTTTTATAGGGATAAAAGCTAATATTTTGAGTGATGCACTTAAATATAAGGATAGAAGTTTTACCCAACCGAATGCACCTTTCTAA
- a CDS encoding MFS transporter has product MNTVQTKTIDTHKIVYPILFMISFSHFLNDLIQSTIPSLYPILKGEFKLSFSQIGIITLVFQLTASILQPFVGIYTDKKPNPRSLAIGMALSMAGLLLLAAAHEYYVILISVALIGMGSSVFHPEASRVAQLASGGQKGLAQSIFQVGGNSGSAIGPLLVALIVLPLGQGYVGLFAIAAFIGIIVLWRIGNWYAERLSIRKTVKHSDMVVHIDLSRKKVIFSITILLALVFSKYIYLASMTNYFTFFLIDKFHISVKDSQLYLFMFLAAVAVGTILGGKLGDKYGRKKIIWISILGAAPFTLCLPYLSLMWTVIFAILIGLIIASAFSAILVYATDLMPDKIGLVAGLFFGFMFGMGGIGSAVLGAVADDTSIEYVFKICAFLPLMGIITAFLPNIKGTKKH; this is encoded by the coding sequence ATGAACACTGTACAGACAAAAACAATTGACACCCATAAGATTGTTTATCCCATTCTCTTTATGATCAGCTTTTCTCATTTTTTAAATGACCTGATCCAATCTACAATTCCTTCCTTGTATCCCATTCTAAAGGGAGAGTTTAAGCTATCATTTTCCCAGATTGGTATTATTACCCTGGTGTTCCAGCTTACCGCATCTATTCTACAGCCCTTTGTTGGTATATACACAGATAAAAAACCTAATCCAAGGTCACTGGCTATAGGTATGGCGCTTTCCATGGCAGGATTATTACTCCTTGCGGCAGCACATGAGTACTATGTTATTCTCATTTCAGTTGCACTCATCGGAATGGGATCTTCCGTTTTTCATCCTGAGGCTTCACGGGTTGCCCAACTGGCTTCCGGTGGCCAGAAAGGGCTGGCCCAGTCTATATTTCAGGTGGGAGGAAACTCGGGAAGTGCAATCGGTCCCTTATTAGTTGCACTTATAGTCCTTCCCTTAGGCCAGGGTTATGTGGGACTATTTGCTATAGCTGCTTTCATTGGTATTATTGTTTTATGGAGAATTGGAAACTGGTATGCTGAAAGGCTATCCATAAGAAAGACGGTAAAACATTCAGATATGGTCGTACACATAGATCTTTCAAGAAAAAAAGTAATATTCTCAATTACTATCCTTTTGGCCCTTGTATTTTCTAAATACATCTATCTGGCATCAATGACCAATTACTTCACATTTTTCCTTATTGATAAGTTTCATATTTCAGTAAAGGATTCGCAGCTGTATTTGTTCATGTTCCTTGCAGCAGTTGCAGTAGGAACGATCCTTGGTGGCAAACTGGGTGATAAATATGGCAGAAAGAAAATAATCTGGATTTCTATCTTGGGTGCTGCTCCTTTCACGCTTTGTCTTCCTTATCTTTCTTTGATGTGGACAGTTATTTTTGCAATTCTTATCGGATTGATCATTGCATCCGCTTTCTCTGCTATTCTGGTTTACGCTACCGATCTTATGCCGGATAAAATCGGATTAGTAGCCGGGTTGTTTTTCGGATTCATGTTTGGAATGGGAGGTATAGGATCTGCTGTTCTGGGGGCGGTAGCAGATGACACCAGCATAGAATATGTATTTAAAATATGTGCTTTTTTACCTCTTATGGGTATTATTACCGCATTTTTGCCTAATATAAAAGGAACAAAAAAACACTGA
- the rpsT gene encoding 30S ribosomal protein S20 yields the protein MANHKSALKRIRQNEVRKVRNRYYHKTARTAMKVLRNEEDKAAAAEQLPKVISLLDKLAKKNIIHKNKAANLKSKLTKHVNKLA from the coding sequence ATGGCAAATCATAAATCAGCATTAAAGAGAATTAGACAAAACGAAGTTAGAAAAGTTCGTAACAGATACTACCACAAAACTGCTAGAACAGCAATGAAGGTTTTGAGAAATGAAGAAGACAAAGCTGCTGCTGCAGAGCAATTGCCAAAGGTTATCTCTTTGTTGGATAAATTAGCTAAGAAAAATATTATCCACAAAAACAAGGCTGCTAACTTGAAAAGTAAATTAACTAAGCACGTTAATAAATTAGCGTAA